The Balearica regulorum gibbericeps isolate bBalReg1 chromosome 5, bBalReg1.pri, whole genome shotgun sequence genome window below encodes:
- the GON7 gene encoding EKC/KEOPS complex subunit GON7, with translation MELVAELRGRDGQTRSVRVPCPAEEGEGGQLRGLRRALAELQERVVELLAPLVQEEREAAGGGGPRGDVEEDEEEEEGEDENNIDANTSADDPPAKRTRVQQP, from the exons ATGGAGCTGGTGGCGGAGCTGAGGGGCCGCGACGGGCAGACGCGCTCGGTGCGGGTGCCGTGCCCGGCGGAGGAGGGCGAGGGCGGCCAGCTGCGCGGGCTGCGGCGGGCCCTGGCCGAGCTGCAGGAGCGGGTGGTGGAGCTGCTGGCGCCCTTggtgcaggaggagagagaggcggcgggcggcggcgggccgcGCG GTGATGtcgaggaggacgaggaggaggaggagggcgaaGACGAAAACAACATCGACGCGAACACGAGCGCCGATGACCCACCTGCCAAGCGGACGAGGGTTCAGCAGCCCTGA
- the LYSET gene encoding lysosomal enzyme trafficking factor, with amino-acid sequence MMNFRQRMGWIGVGLYLLASAAAFYYVFEINETYNKLALEHIQQHPKEPQEGTTWTHSLKVRLLSLPFWLWTIIFLIPYLQMFLFLYSCTRADPKTVGYCIIPICLAVICNRHQTFVKASNQISRLQLIDT; translated from the coding sequence ATGATGAACTTCCGCCAGAGGATGGGATGGATTGGTGTGGGGTTGTACTTGTTAGCAAGTGCTGCAGCTTTTTATTACGTCTTTGAAATCAATGAGACTTACAACAAACTAGCACTGGAGCACATTCAGCAACACCCCAAGGAACCACAGGAAGGAACTACATGGACGCACTCCTTAAAAGTACGACTGCTATCCTTGCCTTTTTGGCTGTGGactataatatttttaataccatATTTACAGATGTTCTTGTTCCTCTATTCCTGTACAAGAGCCGATCCCAAAACTGTTGGCTATTGCATCATTCCTATCTGCTTGGCTGTTATTTGCAATCGTCATCAAACATTTGTGAAGGCCTCTAATCAGATCAGTAGATTACAACTGATTGACACTTAG